Proteins found in one Acidimicrobiales bacterium genomic segment:
- a CDS encoding response regulator transcription factor, translated as MTRVLVVDDHPIFRDGLAGLLATLPDMQVVATASTAEEALAHLAENSPDVVLMDINLPGTSGVEATRQIASIAPTTKVLMVTMVDDDDSVLAALAAGARGYILKEAAAEEISAAVRTIAAGGAVLGARIASRLLTKTPTNRPEPTLAPGEQLTAREREVLTLLADGTTNKDIARMLGISLKTVQNHVSRILDKLQAADRTQAVLRARGIS; from the coding sequence ATGACTCGCGTCCTGGTCGTCGACGACCACCCGATCTTCCGCGACGGACTCGCTGGGCTGCTCGCGACACTTCCCGACATGCAGGTCGTCGCCACTGCCAGCACCGCGGAAGAAGCGCTCGCCCACCTGGCGGAGAACTCGCCTGACGTCGTACTCATGGACATCAACCTGCCCGGGACTTCGGGTGTCGAGGCGACCCGACAGATCGCGAGCATCGCCCCCACGACGAAGGTACTCATGGTGACGATGGTCGACGACGACGACAGCGTTCTCGCCGCGCTAGCGGCTGGGGCCCGTGGCTACATCCTTAAGGAAGCCGCCGCGGAAGAGATCTCAGCGGCAGTGCGCACTATCGCTGCTGGCGGAGCGGTCCTCGGGGCAAGGATCGCGAGCCGCCTGCTGACCAAGACACCGACCAACCGGCCAGAGCCCACCCTCGCCCCCGGCGAACAGCTCACGGCACGAGAGCGCGAGGTCCTAACCCTTCTCGCCGACGGAACAACCAACAAAGACATCGCCCGAATGCTCGGCATCTCGCTAAAGACCGTCCAGAATCATGTGTCACGCATCCTCGACAAACTGCAAGCCGCCGACCGGACCCAGGCTGTACTCCGAGCGCGCGGGATCTCGTGA